Within the Salinibacterium sp. TMP30 genome, the region CGTCGGTCCCGGAATTTCACCAGGTCAACCGTCCCGAAGCTTTCACTTCGTCGCGGGTCGCGGACTATCACCGCCGGTTCGGAATTTCACCGACCCCGGAGCACGTTTTACTTTACTTAGTGTACTCAACGCGGTCGCGCGCCAAGTATTCCCGCCCAAACTCCCAGTTTGTTGCGGTTTTTGACGCGGCGTCAGTCGAGAATTGCCTCAAGTTCATCAAGCGACTGGATGACGGTCACGCCAGCACCGCGAGCTTCGTCGAGTTGGGCGGTGGTTGCGCTGCGCTCGCGGTCGAGCCACACCCCGGTGAGGCCAGCGTTTGCGGCGCCCAGCGCATCCGTCGTTAAGCGGTCGCCGACGTAGATTGCGTCTGCTGGGTCGACGCCAAAGAGTTCGCAGGCGTGGTGAAAGATTCGGGGATCGGGTTTGGTGTGACCGAATGCGCCGCTAGCGACCACATGGTTGACGCGGTCGGCGAGGTCGACGGCGGTGATCTTGGCGGTCTGAAATTCGGGTTCGCCATTCGTGATGATCCCGATGCGAACAGCGGGGGACCGAGCATGCAGTGTGTCAAGGCACGCGAGGGCATCGTCGTGGAGGCGCCAGGCTGCGCGGTAGCTCTCGAAATAGGTGTCAAACCAGCGAGTGGCTTCGGTATCTGTGAGAGTCACGCCGTAGGGTTCAACAAAACCTCGGGCACGGGCTTGTCGTTGCCCTTCGAAGTTCACTTCTCCGCTGAGGTAGCGGTGGTAGTGAAACTCCTCAAGTGCGGTCCAGCGCACGCTTTCGGTGAAATCGGTGGGGCCGTCAGCGAAGGCAGAGCCGAGCACGCGACGGTAGTTGCGAATCCCTGAGTCGACTGCTGCACGATGTGCGAGGAGGGTATCGTCGAGGTCAAACAGTGCAACGGTGATGCTCATGCGGCCCTCTCGGAGGGGGCTAGATGGGCCACGGCTCACCAGATTCGGCCTCATAGCTGGGGTTCTCGCCGGGCGCGGTGAGGGTCGCCCACCAGGCAGGCGGATGAGTACCACCGCGGTACTCGCTCGACGAGGGTTCGACGCCGGTGTAGACGAAGCCGAGGCTTTTGGCGATGGCGGCGGACGCCTCATTACCGACGAGTGCTTCCCAGCGCACTTCGGGGCGGCCAGTGGAGAAGACCCAGCGCGTGACCTCAGCAGCGGCCTCTTTCATGAAGCCTTTGCCGCGGAAGGGTGCACCCATCCAGTAGCCGATGGTGTCGTTGTAGACGCGAAAGCCGATCACGCCGAGCAGCTCGGTCGTGCCGGTTTTGCGGATCGCCCACGTATATTCGTCATCGTCGTCCCACCACTGCGGCACCAGATTGTTGATGAAGAACTCGGCATCTGACTTTGCGTATGGCCACGGGATCGTCAGCGTGTGCTCAAAAATGGGGTCCTGACAGTGGGCGGTCATCAGCTCAATGTCGGCGGCGGTGAGGGCGTCGAGAGTGAGTCGTTCGCTGGTGAGAGTAAAAATCTGCATCAGCGCACCCGCGGCAGGAAGCCGATTCGGTCGTAGGCGCGAGCGAGAGTGGCTTCGGCCATCTCACTGGCGCGTTCAGCGTTCTTGCTCAGCATGCGGTCGAGTTCAGCGGGGTCATCGAGCAGTTCGAGCGTACGGGCGCGCACGGGGGCGAACTCTTCGGTCACAACCTCGGCTACCTCTTTTTTGAGGTCTCCGTATCCTTTGCCCTCGAATTGCGCTTCAAGGTCGGCAATGGATGTCCCGCTGAACGTGGAGTGCAGCGTGAGCAGATTCGAGATGCCCGGCTTTGCTGCCGTATCGAAACGAATCTCGCGGTCGGCATCCGTTACAGCAGATTTGATTTTCTTTGCCGTCTTAGAGGGTTCGTCGAGCAACCACAGCACTCCCGCATCCGTCGCCGCCGACTTGCTCATCTTCGATTCGGGGTTCTGCAGGTCGTAAATTTTGGCGGTGGCCTTCTGAATTTGGGGTTCGGGAATCACGAAAGTGTCACCGAAGCGGGAGTTGAAACGGGCGGCAAGGTCGCGCGTGAGCTCGATGTGCTGACGCTGATCTTCACCGACCGGCACAACCGCGGTGTCATAGAGCAGGATGTCGGCAGCCATCAGCACGGGATAAGTGAAGAGGCCAACAGAGGCGGCGTCGTTGCCCTGCTTGGCAGACTTGTCTTTGAACTGGGTCATGCGCGATGCCTCACCGAACCCGGTGATGGTGTTCAGCACCCAGGCGAGTTCGGCGTGGGCGGGCACCTGCGACTGCACGAAGAGCACAGAGTGTTCAGGGTCGATGCCGCCAGCAATGTACTGGGCCGCGGTGCGACGGGTTTGTTGGCGCAGCAGTCCGGGTTCTTGCGGCACGGTGATGGCGTGCAGGTCAACGACACAGAAAACAGCGTCGTAGTTTTGCTGCATTTGGCGCCACTGCATGAGTGCGCCAACGTAGTTGCCCACGTGGAGCGAGTCGGCAGACGGCTGCATGCCTGAAAACAGGCGAGGAGTGGTGCTCATAGGCTAATTCTTTCAGATGGAATAGTCGACAACGACCGGGGCGTGATCGCTCCAACGCTCATCCCAGGCTCCCGCTTTGTCGATGTGGTAATCCGCAACGGCAGCGGCAAGGCCGGGGGTGGCGACGTGGTAGTCGATGCGCCAGCCGGTGTCAGTGTCAAAAGCTTGACCGCGCTGCGACCACCAGGTGTACGGGCCGTCGATTTCGCCAGCGAACTGGCGGCCGACATCCGCCCAGCCAAGACCGGGGCCGGTCGTGCCGTCAACGCATTCGATGGTCTCGCCGGCCGCTCCAAAGATGCGATCGAAGTACGCACGCTCTTCGAACAGGAAGCCAGCCTTTTTGCGGTTGCCACGCCAGTTCTTGATATCGAGTTCGCGATGGCCAACGTTCAGGTCACCGACGATGAGGGCGTGGTCGCTGTGGGCGGCAAGTTCGGGCAGGCGCACGAGCATGGCCTCTAAGAACTTGTACTTCTCGACCTGCTTAGGAGTGTCAACAACGCCAGAGTGCACGTAGGTGCTCACGACGGTGACGGTCGTGCCGTCAACATCGAAGTCGGCTTCGAGCCACCGCCCAGCACTGTCGAAATCATCGGCACCGAGCGCAACCCGGTGAGCCAGAGGAGCGGATGCCGAAGACCCCTTGCGCGAAGCCAGCGCGACCCCCGCGCGGCCCTTCGCGGTCGCGGCATCATGCAGGATGTTCCAGCCATCGCCCAGCAGCCCTTCGACGTCTGCGTCGGCGGCGCGCACCTCTTGCAGCGCGAGAATGTCGATGTCACGGGCATCCAACCACTCGCCCATGCCTTTGCGGTAGGCGGCGCGGACACCATTGACGTTGACGGATGCGATGCGAAGACGTGTTGCCATGCTTACAGACTATCGAGCGTCACGTGACGAAAGTTTCGTCACGTGGCCTACTTCTTATTCGTGCGCGTGAACAGGCGCTTGAACGCGCGCATGAACCCGTTGCCATTGGCATCGTCGTCGGAATTCTCGCTCTCACGCTCACGATCGGTCGCGCGTTGTTCACCAGTGTCGGCCCCGTCAGCGGGTTCCTGTTCCTTAACTGCACGCGGAGCATCCGGGTCGCGCTTATCACCGCTGATCTCGACATCGGCGTCGTCGGCGGAAACTGCAATCCACGCTGCGCCGATCAGGATGATCTGGCAGATCAGGTTGAACCAAATGAGTAGACCGATAATCACCGCAAATGACGCGAGTAGTGGGTTGCGGGTTGCCCCGTCGAGCAGGAAGCTTCCGCCGAACTTAAGGGCGCCGAGTGCGATTGCGGCGATGATGGTTCCCTGCGCGAGCAGCTTAAACGGAATCTTGATTCCCGAGATCACCCGGTAGAACACCCCAAGAGTTGCGGCGTCGAGAACGAACACAATGATCACCGCAACAATTTGGGTTGCCGTTCGCGCAGCTAGAGAATCTTCGTTGATGGAAACGAGGTCGAGCACCCAGTTGAGGGCAGCAGTGCTTCCCACCGAGAGTGCTGCTGACGCAATCACGGCGAGCCCGAAGCCAATAGCAAGTCCGGCATCTTTCAGTTTCAGCACCAGAAAGTTGGTTTCTGAATTATCGAGCCCGAACATCGAACGGATAGCACTGCGACCAGAGGCGATCCAGCCCAGCGCAGTGAAAGCCAAACCGACTGCGGCGATCACACCGGTGATGCCCAACACCTGTGAGTCTGCAAGAGTTTCGCGTGTGATCGCACCGTTGCCGCTTCCGTCACCGATCAGTCCCGGAACGTTCGTTGAGATGAAGTTGTAGACGGCATTGAGCAATGCTGGATCGCCCTGCACTACGAGTCCGGCAACGGCGAAGGCGACCCAGAGCGCAGCGAATACGGCAAAGATGGCCTGGTACGAGAGCCCAAAAGCTAGCACTAGGCCGAGCTTGTCGGCATAGTGCAGAAACACTCGCACCGGGCGAAGCCCCATCACCCGATCGATGGCTGGTTTCAGTCGTTGAGCAAGCTGCATCCCTTAAGAATAGCTAGGCTGACTGTGCATAACGCAGAAGAGAGGATCACATCACATGGAACTTCAGGGTGTTGGGGTTGGACGATCAGTTGCCATTGGGAAGGTCGTGCGCATGCCCGATCCACTTCCTGAACCGAAAGATGCGCACCACTCTGGCGACGTCGCTGCAGAGAAAGAGGCCGCAGCGTCAGCTCTAACATTTGTGGCTGCCGATCTTCGCGGGCGGGCGCAGACGGCGGATGCCGAAGCCAACGAGGTGCTGTCAGCCACAGCCCTCATGGCTGAAGACCCCTCCGTTCTTGAGAGCGTCAACGAAATTATTGATGCCGGCAAGACCGCGGAGCGCGCCGTCTTCGAGGCGTTCGGTCAATTCAAGGAGATGTTGATTTCCCTTGGCGGAATGATGGCCGAGCGTGCCACCGACCTCAGTGATGTCAGTCAGCGCGTTGTTGCTCACCTTCGTGGTGTTGCTGTCCCCGGCGTACCGCAGCGCGAGGAACCATTCGTTCTCGTTGCCGATGACCTCGCCCCCGCAGACACTGCTTTGCTCGAGCTCGACAAGGTGCTTGCGCTCGTCACCCGCCGGGGCGGCCCGACGAGCCACACCGCTATTCTTGCGCGCTCGAAGGCGATCCCGGCAATCATGGGCGTTGCGGAAGCTCTCGACCTCGCCGACGACACCCTGGTGATTGTGGATGCCGGTGCCGGAACGGTCACAACCGATCCCTCTGACAAGCAGCAAGCCGCCGCAGAAGCTCGCATCGCGGAACTTGCGGCCGCAGCCAACGTCCCCATCACCGATGGTGCGCTCGCCGATGGCACTCTCATTCCATTGCTCGCTAACCTCGGCACACCCTCAGAGGCAGCCCAGGCTGTTGAGTTGGGTGCGGAAGGTGTCGGACTGTTCCGCACCGAACTGATGTTCCTCGACGCCACAACAGCACCGACGGTCGAGGAGCAGACCGCCGAATACACGGAGATGCTCAAACACTTCCCGGGCAAGAAGGTTGTTGTTCGTGCTCTCGATGCCGGCGCAGACAAGCCGCTGAGCTTCATGGCTATGGGCGAAGAGGTCAACCCCGCCCTCGGCCAGCGTGGGCTGCGCTCACTGCGCGTCAACGAAAATATCCTTCGCGATCAACTCACCGCTCTCGTCAACGCCCAAAATGCGACCGAGGCCGACCTCTGGGTGATGGCTCCGATGGTGTCAGATGCTGAAGAGACTGACTACTTCGTTGCCCTCGGCCGCGAACTTGGCCTCAACACCGTCGGGGTTATGGCAGAGGTTCCTTCCCTCGCAGTCCTCGCCGATCAGGTCGCCGAGCGCAGTGACTTCGTCTCCATCGGATCAAACGACCTCACCCAGTACACTCTCGCAGCGGACCGCATGCTCGGCACCTTGGCCAAGTTTCAGGACCCGTGGCATCCCGCGGTCCTCCGTCTCGTGAAGATGCTCGGTGATGCTGGTGCTGCTGCGGGCAAGCCTGTCGGCGTCTGCGGTGAAGCCGCGGCTGACCCCCAGCTGGCCGTTGTGCTGGTCGGCTTGGGCGTTACTAGCCTCTCAATGACGCCTCAGGCGCTCGCCGATGTGCGTGCCGAGCTCAAGACAGTAACCCTCGAGCAGGCCAAAGCGCGAGCAGCAGCGGCCATCAACGCGACCACGGGTCCCACAGCCCGCGAAGCGGCCGCCCACGCTGGCTAGCGGTACTCAGGGTTCTGATCGAACCCGAAACGTTTGCCATCTTTCCATTCGGCGGGCACGTTGCCTTCGGCAGGGATCCCGCCATTGGCGTTCAGCATGGTGGCCAAGTGGATGAGATTGTGCGCCATGAATGTCGTGTTGCGGTTGGTGAAGTCATTCTCCGGGCCACCTGAACCCTCGTCGAGGTAGCTGGGCCCCGGCCCAGCTTCACCGATCCAGCCAGCATCGGCCTGCGGTGCAATCGTGTAACCGACATGCTGCAGACTGTACAGAATGTTGGATGCGACGTGCTTCACGCCGTCCTCATTTCCGGTGACGAGCGCCCCGCCGACCTTTCCGTAGAACACGTATTGGCCTTTGTCGTTGGTCTGGCCGCTGTGGGCGTAAAGACGCTCGATGATTTTTCGTGATTCAGAAGATTGATCGCCGAGCCAGATTGGCCCGGCCACGATGAGGATATCGGCATCTTTGACGAGTGGCCAGAGCTCGGGCCAGGCATCATCGTCCCACCCATGCTCACGCATATCGGGGTACACGCCGGGAGCGATGTTGTGGTCGACCGCGCGAATAACCTGCGTGGAAACTCCGGCGCTTTCCATTACGTGGCGGCTGCGGTCGATAAGCCCGCCAGTGTTGCTGAGCTCAGGCGAACGCTTGAGCGTTGTATTGATGTAGAGCGCCTTTAGTGTCGTCATGCGCTCTAGAGTACGCCGCTCATCCACAACAAGAACCGGCCCTAATAAAGATCGGCCCTAATAAAGATCGGCCCTAATAAAGATCGGCCCTGCCGCTACGAAGGTAGGGACAGGGCCGATCTCATGTCGTGCAGGGTGTGCGGTTACGCGTGTCCCTTAATGATTGCCTGCTTCACTTCGGCAATTGCCTGCGTGACCTGGATGCCACGAGGGCAGGCATCGGTACAGTTGAAGGTTGTGCGGCAACGCCACACGCCCTCTTTGTCGTTGAGGATGTCGAGGCGAACCTGTGATCCTTCGTCGCGCGAGTCGAAGATGAAGCGGTGTGCGTTGACGATTGCGGCTGGGCCAAAGTACTGTCCATCGGTCCAGAACACGGGGCAGCTCGATGTGCACGCGGCGCACAGGATGCACTTGGTGGTGTCATCGAAGCGTGCGCGCTCAACGGGGCTCTGCTTGCGCTCCTTGCCGCCCTTGGTGGCGCCAGCCATCAGGAACGGGTTGATCTCCTTGTAGGAGTCGAAGAACGGTTCCATGTCTACGATCAAGTCCTTCTCCAAGGGGAGGCCCTTGATGGCTTCAACGTAGATCGGCTTGGTGATGTCGAGGTCCTTGATCAGCGTCTTGCAGGCCAGGCGGTTGCGGCCGTTGATGCGCATTGCATCCGAACCGCAGACTCCGTGGGCGCACGAGCGACGGAAGGTCAGAGACCCATCCATCTCCCACTTGATCTTGTGCAGGGCATCGAGAACGCGGTCGGTCGCGTGGACCTCTACGTCAAAATCTTCCCAGCGCGGCTCCTCGTCGACCTCAGGGTCGAAACGGCGGATGATCAGCGTTACCGTGAAGGTCGGGATGACCTCTGGTACGGCAGGCTTCTTGTCAGCGACGGCAGTGCTCATTAGTACTTTCTCTCCATCGGCGGGTAATTCGTGATCACAACCGGCTTCCAGTCGAGCCGGATGTGA harbors:
- a CDS encoding HAD family hydrolase, producing MSITVALFDLDDTLLAHRAAVDSGIRNYRRVLGSAFADGPTDFTESVRWTALEEFHYHRYLSGEVNFEGQRQARARGFVEPYGVTLTDTEATRWFDTYFESYRAAWRLHDDALACLDTLHARSPAVRIGIITNGEPEFQTAKITAVDLADRVNHVVASGAFGHTKPDPRIFHHACELFGVDPADAIYVGDRLTTDALGAANAGLTGVWLDRERSATTAQLDEARGAGVTVIQSLDELEAILD
- a CDS encoding GNAT family N-acetyltransferase → MQIFTLTSERLTLDALTAADIELMTAHCQDPIFEHTLTIPWPYAKSDAEFFINNLVPQWWDDDDEYTWAIRKTGTTELLGVIGFRVYNDTIGYWMGAPFRGKGFMKEAAAEVTRWVFSTGRPEVRWEALVGNEASAAIAKSLGFVYTGVEPSSSEYRGGTHPPAWWATLTAPGENPSYEAESGEPWPI
- the trpS gene encoding tryptophan--tRNA ligase, producing MSTTPRLFSGMQPSADSLHVGNYVGALMQWRQMQQNYDAVFCVVDLHAITVPQEPGLLRQQTRRTAAQYIAGGIDPEHSVLFVQSQVPAHAELAWVLNTITGFGEASRMTQFKDKSAKQGNDAASVGLFTYPVLMAADILLYDTAVVPVGEDQRQHIELTRDLAARFNSRFGDTFVIPEPQIQKATAKIYDLQNPESKMSKSAATDAGVLWLLDEPSKTAKKIKSAVTDADREIRFDTAAKPGISNLLTLHSTFSGTSIADLEAQFEGKGYGDLKKEVAEVVTEEFAPVRARTLELLDDPAELDRMLSKNAERASEMAEATLARAYDRIGFLPRVR
- a CDS encoding exodeoxyribonuclease III, coding for MATRLRIASVNVNGVRAAYRKGMGEWLDARDIDILALQEVRAADADVEGLLGDGWNILHDAATAKGRAGVALASRKGSSASAPLAHRVALGADDFDSAGRWLEADFDVDGTTVTVVSTYVHSGVVDTPKQVEKYKFLEAMLVRLPELAAHSDHALIVGDLNVGHRELDIKNWRGNRKKAGFLFEERAYFDRIFGAAGETIECVDGTTGPGLGWADVGRQFAGEIDGPYTWWSQRGQAFDTDTGWRIDYHVATPGLAAAVADYHIDKAGAWDERWSDHAPVVVDYSI
- a CDS encoding YihY/virulence factor BrkB family protein, with product MQLAQRLKPAIDRVMGLRPVRVFLHYADKLGLVLAFGLSYQAIFAVFAALWVAFAVAGLVVQGDPALLNAVYNFISTNVPGLIGDGSGNGAITRETLADSQVLGITGVIAAVGLAFTALGWIASGRSAIRSMFGLDNSETNFLVLKLKDAGLAIGFGLAVIASAALSVGSTAALNWVLDLVSINEDSLAARTATQIVAVIIVFVLDAATLGVFYRVISGIKIPFKLLAQGTIIAAIALGALKFGGSFLLDGATRNPLLASFAVIIGLLIWFNLICQIILIGAAWIAVSADDADVEISGDKRDPDAPRAVKEQEPADGADTGEQRATDRERESENSDDDANGNGFMRAFKRLFTRTNKK
- the ptsP gene encoding phosphoenolpyruvate--protein phosphotransferase, which translates into the protein MELQGVGVGRSVAIGKVVRMPDPLPEPKDAHHSGDVAAEKEAAASALTFVAADLRGRAQTADAEANEVLSATALMAEDPSVLESVNEIIDAGKTAERAVFEAFGQFKEMLISLGGMMAERATDLSDVSQRVVAHLRGVAVPGVPQREEPFVLVADDLAPADTALLELDKVLALVTRRGGPTSHTAILARSKAIPAIMGVAEALDLADDTLVIVDAGAGTVTTDPSDKQQAAAEARIAELAAAANVPITDGALADGTLIPLLANLGTPSEAAQAVELGAEGVGLFRTELMFLDATTAPTVEEQTAEYTEMLKHFPGKKVVVRALDAGADKPLSFMAMGEEVNPALGQRGLRSLRVNENILRDQLTALVNAQNATEADLWVMAPMVSDAEETDYFVALGRELGLNTVGVMAEVPSLAVLADQVAERSDFVSIGSNDLTQYTLAADRMLGTLAKFQDPWHPAVLRLVKMLGDAGAAAGKPVGVCGEAAADPQLAVVLVGLGVTSLSMTPQALADVRAELKTVTLEQAKARAAAAINATTGPTAREAAAHAG
- a CDS encoding flavodoxin family protein translates to MTTLKALYINTTLKRSPELSNTGGLIDRSRHVMESAGVSTQVIRAVDHNIAPGVYPDMREHGWDDDAWPELWPLVKDADILIVAGPIWLGDQSSESRKIIERLYAHSGQTNDKGQYVFYGKVGGALVTGNEDGVKHVASNILYSLQHVGYTIAPQADAGWIGEAGPGPSYLDEGSGGPENDFTNRNTTFMAHNLIHLATMLNANGGIPAEGNVPAEWKDGKRFGFDQNPEYR
- a CDS encoding succinate dehydrogenase iron-sulfur subunit — its product is MSTAVADKKPAVPEVIPTFTVTLIIRRFDPEVDEEPRWEDFDVEVHATDRVLDALHKIKWEMDGSLTFRRSCAHGVCGSDAMRINGRNRLACKTLIKDLDITKPIYVEAIKGLPLEKDLIVDMEPFFDSYKEINPFLMAGATKGGKERKQSPVERARFDDTTKCILCAACTSSCPVFWTDGQYFGPAAIVNAHRFIFDSRDEGSQVRLDILNDKEGVWRCRTTFNCTDACPRGIQVTQAIAEVKQAIIKGHA